Proteins from a single region of Paraburkholderia sp. ZP32-5:
- a CDS encoding ABC transporter permease has translation MLLWRLLLLAASLGLWQLLVSAGVMPVFFFGDPGPVFVQVWEWFRTGEIVPHLWVTLVETVLSFLVGTGAAVIVGLALSLNDFLARLLDPFIKAANAMPRVIFAPIFALWFGLGIWSKVALGTTLVFFIVFFNVFQGVREVSPVVLANVRMLGANRSQMLRYLYLPSAASWVFSSLHNAVGMAFVGAVVGEYLGSARGIGYLILQAEGTFDINAVIAGIVVLTIFALLIDTLVTRIERRLLIWQPAAGKAEKARADN, from the coding sequence ATGCTGCTGTGGCGCCTGTTGCTGCTCGCGGCGTCGCTCGGCCTGTGGCAACTGCTGGTGAGCGCCGGCGTGATGCCGGTGTTCTTCTTCGGCGATCCGGGGCCGGTGTTCGTGCAGGTATGGGAATGGTTTCGCACCGGCGAGATCGTGCCGCATCTGTGGGTGACGCTGGTCGAAACCGTGCTGTCGTTTCTGGTGGGGACCGGCGCCGCGGTGATCGTCGGGCTCGCGCTGTCGCTGAACGACTTTCTCGCGCGGCTGCTCGATCCGTTCATCAAGGCCGCCAACGCGATGCCACGCGTGATCTTCGCGCCGATCTTCGCACTGTGGTTCGGCCTCGGCATCTGGTCGAAGGTGGCGCTCGGCACGACGCTGGTGTTCTTCATCGTGTTCTTCAACGTCTTTCAGGGCGTGCGCGAAGTGAGCCCCGTGGTGCTCGCGAATGTGCGGATGCTCGGCGCGAACCGCAGTCAGATGCTGCGCTATTTGTATCTGCCATCGGCGGCGAGCTGGGTTTTTTCCAGCCTGCACAACGCGGTCGGCATGGCGTTCGTCGGCGCGGTGGTGGGCGAGTATCTGGGTTCGGCGCGCGGCATCGGCTATCTGATTCTGCAGGCGGAAGGCACGTTCGATATCAATGCGGTGATCGCCGGCATCGTCGTGCTGACCATCTTTGCGCTACTGATCGACACGCTGGTGACGCGCATCGAGCGGCGCCTGCTGATATGGCAACCGGCGGCGGGCAAGGCTGAAAAAGCGCGCGCCGATAACTGA
- a CDS encoding ABC transporter ATP-binding protein produces MNRSALIQSALPGARAARAASDTRRADAWQAPASAPASAALSFENVTCTFVHGTSKQRYTAVDNATLSIAPGEFVSVVGPTGCGKSTLLNMAAGLLFPSSGKVLSFGREVTGINRHATYLFQGEALMPWRRAIDNICAGLQFANVDRAEARERAELWLTRVGLAGHGHKFPHQMSGGMRKRVALAQALILDPPLILMDEPFSALDIQTRQLMESELLALWQADRKSVLFITHDLDEAIALSDRVVVLSAGPGTRPIAEFPIDLPRPREVSEIRNSERFVALHTQIWDVLRDEVLKGYEQSKR; encoded by the coding sequence ATGAACCGTTCCGCGTTGATCCAATCCGCGCTGCCCGGCGCGCGGGCGGCGCGCGCAGCTTCCGATACGCGTCGCGCCGACGCGTGGCAGGCACCGGCATCCGCGCCGGCCAGCGCCGCGCTGTCGTTCGAAAACGTCACCTGCACGTTCGTGCATGGCACCAGCAAACAGCGCTATACGGCGGTCGATAACGCGACGTTGAGCATCGCGCCCGGCGAGTTCGTGTCGGTGGTCGGGCCGACCGGCTGCGGCAAGTCGACGTTGCTGAACATGGCCGCCGGACTGCTGTTTCCGTCGTCGGGGAAGGTGCTGAGTTTCGGCCGCGAAGTGACCGGCATCAACCGCCACGCGACCTATCTGTTCCAGGGCGAAGCATTGATGCCGTGGCGCCGTGCGATCGACAACATCTGCGCGGGTCTGCAATTCGCCAACGTTGACCGCGCCGAAGCGCGGGAGCGCGCGGAACTGTGGCTGACGCGCGTCGGTCTCGCGGGACACGGTCACAAGTTTCCGCACCAGATGTCGGGCGGCATGCGCAAGCGTGTCGCGCTCGCGCAGGCGCTGATTCTCGATCCGCCGCTGATCCTGATGGACGAGCCGTTCAGCGCGCTCGACATCCAAACCCGCCAGCTAATGGAATCGGAGCTGCTCGCGTTGTGGCAGGCCGATCGCAAGTCGGTGCTGTTCATCACGCACGATCTCGATGAAGCGATCGCGCTGTCCGATCGCGTGGTCGTGTTGTCGGCGGGGCCGGGCACGCGTCCGATCGCCGAGTTTCCGATCGATCTGCCGCGTCCGCGCGAGGTGTCCGAGATTCGTAATTCGGAGCGTTTCGTCGCGTTGCATACGCAGATCTGGGACGTTCTTCGTGATGAGGTGCTGAAAGGCTATGAACAGAGCAAACGCTGA
- the leuB gene encoding 3-isopropylmalate dehydrogenase: MKVAVLPGDGVGKEIIPEAVKVLKAVSKGRFELELEYGTIGMSGVEATGKPLPDETLAMAQRCDAILFGSVGGPEYEQWLRKNKVRSGLLQLRRTLGLNANLRPVRPIPALASVSTLKPEVIDGLDLLIVRELSSDIYFGEPRGPVESASGERESINTMRYRESEVRAIAHVAFKAAQRRNRKVCSVDKANVLETMQLWRDVMTEVGREYPDVELTHLYIDAAAMALLRAPTRFDVMVTGNMFGDILSDEAAMLAGSLGMMPSASLAPDGKGLYEPIHGSAPDIAGRDIANPLATILSAALLLRYTLKRDTEADLVEDAVRRVVAAGTRTGDIMEAGCTQVGTRAMGDAVVAALAG; the protein is encoded by the coding sequence ATGAAGGTTGCGGTATTGCCGGGCGATGGTGTGGGCAAGGAAATTATTCCCGAGGCCGTCAAGGTTCTGAAAGCCGTCTCGAAGGGGCGCTTCGAACTTGAACTCGAATACGGCACGATCGGCATGAGCGGTGTGGAGGCCACCGGCAAGCCGCTGCCCGATGAAACGCTCGCGATGGCGCAACGCTGCGACGCGATTCTGTTCGGCTCGGTCGGCGGTCCCGAATACGAGCAGTGGCTGCGCAAGAACAAGGTCCGCTCCGGCTTGCTGCAACTGCGCAGAACGCTGGGACTGAACGCGAATCTGCGCCCCGTGCGGCCGATTCCGGCGCTTGCGTCGGTGTCGACGCTGAAGCCCGAAGTGATCGACGGCCTCGATCTGCTGATCGTGCGCGAACTGTCGAGCGACATCTATTTCGGTGAGCCGCGTGGTCCGGTGGAAAGCGCGAGCGGCGAGCGCGAATCGATCAATACGATGCGCTACCGCGAATCCGAAGTGCGGGCGATTGCGCATGTCGCGTTCAAGGCCGCGCAGCGGCGCAACAGGAAAGTGTGCTCGGTCGACAAGGCCAACGTGCTCGAAACGATGCAACTGTGGCGCGACGTGATGACCGAAGTCGGCCGCGAGTATCCGGACGTCGAACTCACGCATCTGTACATCGACGCGGCCGCGATGGCGCTGTTGCGCGCGCCGACGCGCTTCGACGTGATGGTCACCGGCAATATGTTCGGCGACATTCTGTCCGACGAAGCGGCGATGCTGGCGGGCTCGCTCGGCATGATGCCGTCGGCGTCGCTCGCGCCGGACGGCAAGGGTCTTTACGAGCCGATCCACGGCTCGGCGCCGGACATCGCTGGGCGCGACATCGCCAATCCGCTCGCGACGATTCTTTCCGCCGCGCTGCTGCTGCGCTACACGCTCAAGCGCGACACCGAAGCGGATCTCGTCGAGGACGCGGTGCGCCGCGTGGTCGCCGCGGGCACGCGCACCGGCGACATCATGGAAGCGGGCTGCACGCAGGTCGGCACACGCGCGATGGGCGATGCGGTCGTCGCGGCGCTCGCGGGCTAA
- a CDS encoding LysR family transcriptional regulator yields the protein MRIDLYTLQLFVAVMETRSLTQAAAREHIAVSAISKRMSDLEAMLNLRLFERRPTRLEPTRAADVLLRHANTIRRNIQQLEVEMTDLSEEVRGTVRIAASIAVVTQYLPRQLRAFSALHPGVSVELTDSLSPHAIKLVADGQADIGIFGDPFTATGLSTVPYHEETLLAVLPPGHELLARSSLTFAEMLPFEFVCLRSESSMSTLLFAAAARLDQQISRRVQVSGNEAVCCMIEMGMGISVLPEPWLERHQQNFAGIETRPLNEPWARRFLHLCFNGDRHTLNVPTQLLVEHLRKQT from the coding sequence ATGAGAATCGACCTTTACACGCTGCAACTGTTCGTCGCCGTGATGGAGACGCGAAGCCTCACGCAAGCCGCCGCGCGCGAGCATATCGCGGTGTCGGCGATCAGCAAGCGGATGTCCGACCTCGAAGCGATGCTGAATCTGCGGCTGTTCGAGCGGCGCCCCACCCGGCTCGAACCAACGCGCGCCGCCGATGTCCTGCTGCGCCACGCCAATACGATTCGTCGCAACATTCAACAGCTCGAAGTGGAAATGACGGACCTGTCGGAAGAAGTGCGCGGCACGGTCCGGATCGCCGCGAGTATCGCGGTCGTCACGCAGTATCTGCCGCGCCAGCTGCGCGCGTTTTCAGCGCTGCATCCGGGTGTCAGCGTCGAACTCACCGACAGCCTGAGTCCGCACGCGATCAAGCTGGTCGCCGACGGTCAGGCGGACATCGGCATTTTCGGCGACCCGTTCACCGCGACCGGCCTGAGCACCGTGCCGTACCACGAAGAGACGCTGCTGGCCGTGCTGCCGCCGGGACACGAACTGCTGGCGCGGTCGAGCCTGACCTTCGCCGAGATGCTGCCGTTCGAGTTTGTCTGTCTGCGCAGCGAAAGCTCGATGAGCACGCTGCTGTTTGCCGCGGCGGCCCGGCTCGATCAGCAGATTTCGCGGCGCGTTCAGGTGAGCGGCAACGAGGCGGTCTGCTGCATGATCGAGATGGGGATGGGGATTTCGGTGCTGCCGGAGCCTTGGCTCGAACGTCATCAGCAGAACTTCGCCGGCATTGAAACGAGACCGCTGAACGAGCCGTGGGCGCGGCGTTTTCTGCATCTGTGTTTCAACGGCGACAGGCATACGCTGAATGTGCCGACGCAGTTGCTGGTCGAGCATTTGCGCAAGCAGACGTAG
- a CDS encoding LysR family transcriptional regulator has product MNYDEEVPHTRAMSLRQIEVFRAIMMTGSISEAARSLYVAQPSVSRVLQVTESRLGFLLFERMRGRLYPTPEAKRIFEEVLRAYEGIERVESLVRSLADGSSGNLNIVCSPSLGVHLVPLAIARFHAEFAHLRITFEPLTHNHLVPRVLFGKGYIGVSMFEVEHPNIVTVPLESGRVCCVAKKGTLGRRRTLDPKQIATMPWIDYEHDTPLGRIVGKVFANTRRPAPVVRVRSAISACTLAREGVGVAIVDPFCIDADMRAALDVVPLHADADHRLTASLLYSHVEPLSGVARRFVEILDGVLKQHLATKRSARAM; this is encoded by the coding sequence ATGAACTACGACGAGGAAGTGCCCCACACACGCGCGATGAGCTTGCGTCAGATCGAAGTGTTCCGCGCGATCATGATGACCGGTTCGATCAGCGAGGCAGCGCGTTCGCTCTATGTGGCGCAGCCCTCCGTGAGCCGCGTGCTGCAGGTGACGGAAAGCCGCCTCGGTTTTCTGCTGTTCGAGCGCATGCGCGGGCGCCTGTATCCGACGCCGGAAGCCAAGCGCATTTTCGAGGAAGTGCTACGCGCGTATGAAGGTATCGAGCGCGTGGAGAGTCTTGTGCGCTCACTCGCGGACGGCTCCAGCGGCAACCTCAATATCGTGTGCAGCCCGAGTCTCGGCGTGCACCTGGTACCGCTCGCGATCGCCCGTTTTCATGCGGAGTTTGCGCATTTGCGCATCACGTTCGAACCGCTGACGCACAACCATCTGGTGCCGCGCGTGCTGTTCGGCAAGGGCTATATCGGCGTGTCGATGTTCGAGGTCGAACATCCGAATATCGTGACCGTGCCGCTGGAGAGTGGGCGAGTGTGCTGCGTGGCAAAGAAGGGCACGCTCGGGCGGCGGCGTACGCTCGACCCGAAGCAGATCGCAACGATGCCGTGGATCGACTACGAGCACGACACGCCGCTCGGGCGCATCGTCGGCAAGGTGTTTGCGAATACGCGCCGCCCCGCGCCGGTCGTGCGGGTGCGCTCGGCGATCAGCGCGTGCACGCTGGCGAGAGAAGGCGTGGGCGTGGCGATCGTCGATCCTTTCTGTATCGATGCGGACATGCGGGCCGCGCTCGACGTGGTGCCGCTGCACGCGGACGCCGATCACCGGCTGACCGCGAGCCTGCTGTATTCGCATGTGGAACCGCTGTCAGGCGTCGCGCGCCGCTTCGTCGAGATCCTGGATGGCGTGCTGAAGCAGCATCTCGCGACGAAGCGGTCGGCTCGGGCGATGTGA
- a CDS encoding aspartate/glutamate racemase family protein, producing MSDPIIFLNPNGLADVTREIERTVRALCVEQDAPAAFETLHAVEGGIETQRDSDRAAVAVAQYVARHEANAAAFVIACYSDPGLHAAREVTNKPVIGIGAAAMAVALARGSRIGVIAASTHGMPRHWRAYHAARIANLVAGERAVNLGVDESGNRDIALDKLIATGRTLRDEDGADVIVLGCAGMTPLRAEIERAVGVPVIDPCSTAASLAFSICRERGLA from the coding sequence ATGTCCGATCCCATCATCTTTCTGAACCCCAACGGCCTCGCCGACGTTACGCGAGAGATCGAACGAACCGTGCGCGCGCTGTGCGTCGAGCAGGACGCGCCCGCCGCGTTCGAGACGCTCCATGCCGTCGAAGGCGGCATCGAAACGCAGCGCGATTCGGACCGCGCCGCGGTCGCCGTCGCGCAATACGTCGCGCGCCATGAGGCAAACGCAGCGGCATTCGTGATCGCCTGCTACAGCGATCCCGGCCTGCATGCCGCGCGCGAAGTGACGAACAAGCCGGTTATCGGCATCGGTGCGGCCGCGATGGCCGTGGCGCTCGCACGCGGTTCGCGCATCGGCGTCATCGCGGCCAGCACGCACGGCATGCCGCGCCACTGGCGCGCTTACCATGCCGCGCGTATCGCGAATCTGGTGGCGGGCGAACGCGCGGTGAATCTCGGCGTCGACGAATCGGGCAACCGAGATATCGCGCTCGACAAGCTGATTGCAACAGGTCGCACATTGCGCGACGAAGACGGCGCGGATGTCATCGTGCTGGGCTGCGCGGGCATGACACCGCTGCGCGCCGAGATCGAACGTGCTGTCGGCGTGCCCGTCATCGATCCGTGCTCGACGGCCGCGTCGCTGGCGTTCTCGATCTGCCGCGAGCGAGGTCTCGCATGA
- a CDS encoding aspartate/glutamate racemase family protein: MNDTVTALPRLGVLGGMGPLATADFLVKLIQATPAQSDQEHMPVIVHNVPQVPDRSSAFLAGSDAPWPHLLDGLRTLETAGCAAIAIPCNTAHVWHARLAKATALPVLHIGEAAVDALLHQCPDARKVGILATRATLQARIYHDQLASHGIDAITPDDALQSTHVSAAIDAVKGGRIDEARLLLTHAARALIAAGADALLLACTEIPVALAGVSLDAPAIDPTDALARACVGWWFDARSESASLQAQL, translated from the coding sequence ATGAATGACACCGTCACGGCGCTGCCACGGCTCGGCGTGCTCGGCGGCATGGGCCCGCTCGCGACAGCGGACTTTCTCGTCAAGCTGATTCAGGCAACGCCCGCGCAATCCGATCAGGAACATATGCCGGTGATCGTGCACAACGTGCCGCAGGTGCCGGATCGCAGCAGCGCGTTTCTCGCCGGATCGGACGCGCCGTGGCCGCATCTGCTCGACGGACTGCGCACGCTCGAAACCGCCGGATGCGCGGCCATCGCGATCCCCTGCAACACCGCCCATGTGTGGCATGCGCGGCTCGCGAAAGCAACCGCGCTGCCGGTGCTGCATATCGGCGAAGCCGCCGTCGATGCGCTGTTGCACCAGTGCCCCGACGCGCGCAAAGTCGGCATCCTCGCGACGCGGGCGACCTTGCAGGCGCGCATCTATCACGACCAGCTAGCCTCGCACGGCATCGACGCCATCACGCCGGACGATGCGTTGCAATCCACGCACGTGTCCGCCGCGATCGACGCGGTGAAAGGCGGACGCATCGATGAAGCCCGCCTGCTGCTCACACACGCGGCCCGCGCATTGATCGCAGCCGGCGCGGATGCGCTGCTGCTCGCCTGCACCGAAATCCCCGTGGCGCTCGCGGGCGTGTCGCTCGATGCGCCCGCCATCGATCCGACCGACGCACTCGCACGCGCCTGCGTCGGCTGGTGGTTCGATGCACGCAGCGAATCTGCGTCGCTTCAGGCACAACTCTGA
- the hydA gene encoding dihydropyrimidinase: MDQFDLTIRNGLVASDKKVFEADVGIVGERIVAVERGLPAGKRDIDATGKYVLPGGIDTHCHVEQRSGMGIMGADDWYSASVSAACGGTTMIVPFAAQHRGHSLRQVAEEYTALAAEKSVIDWSYHLIVSETDQKTLQEDLVEQIRKGITSFKVYMTYDQLKIDDYQMLDVLALASRENALVMVHAENNDVIKWVSQKLLESGRTAPKYHATSHVALAESEATNRVIQLSKLFDVPVLIVHVSAPDAIATIGAAQRMGAQVYGETCPHYMLLTEDAMDLPGVEGAKYCCSPPLRDKAAQEALWTALKDGVLQTVSSDHAPYRYDHTGKLPHGEQTTFKQMANGMPGLETRLPLMFSEGVNKGRMTLPEFVALTSTNHARMYGIAPRKGLIETGADADIAVWNPTHEVVLTASGLHDRVGYTPYEGMKVTGWPRTVVSAGRVIVDDGVFDAAPGSGRFIARGTPLPFQNQREISARGQFFRALADGTADAHAGFGYSDRQN; the protein is encoded by the coding sequence ATGGATCAATTCGACCTGACGATACGCAACGGCCTCGTCGCGTCCGACAAGAAAGTGTTCGAAGCGGACGTCGGCATCGTCGGCGAGCGCATCGTCGCGGTCGAGCGCGGCCTGCCCGCCGGCAAGCGCGATATCGACGCGACCGGCAAGTACGTGCTGCCCGGCGGCATCGATACGCATTGCCATGTCGAGCAGCGTTCGGGCATGGGCATCATGGGTGCCGACGACTGGTACTCGGCGAGCGTCTCGGCAGCCTGCGGCGGCACCACGATGATCGTGCCGTTCGCCGCGCAGCATCGCGGACATTCGCTCCGGCAGGTGGCAGAAGAGTACACGGCGCTCGCCGCGGAGAAGTCGGTGATCGACTGGAGCTATCACCTGATCGTCTCCGAAACCGATCAAAAGACCTTGCAGGAAGACCTCGTCGAGCAGATCCGCAAGGGCATCACGTCGTTCAAGGTGTACATGACCTACGACCAGTTGAAGATCGACGATTATCAGATGCTCGACGTTCTCGCGCTCGCCTCGCGCGAGAATGCGCTCGTGATGGTGCATGCGGAGAACAACGACGTCATCAAATGGGTGTCGCAGAAGCTGCTCGAAAGCGGCCGCACCGCGCCGAAGTATCACGCGACGAGCCATGTCGCGCTGGCCGAATCCGAAGCGACGAATCGCGTGATTCAACTGTCGAAGCTATTCGATGTGCCGGTGCTGATCGTGCATGTGTCGGCGCCGGATGCGATCGCAACGATCGGCGCCGCGCAGCGCATGGGCGCGCAGGTCTACGGCGAGACGTGTCCGCATTACATGCTGCTTACCGAAGACGCGATGGATCTGCCCGGCGTCGAAGGCGCCAAGTATTGCTGCAGCCCGCCGCTGCGCGACAAGGCCGCGCAAGAAGCGCTATGGACCGCGCTGAAAGACGGCGTGCTGCAAACCGTATCGTCGGATCATGCGCCGTATCGCTACGACCATACCGGCAAGCTGCCGCACGGCGAGCAGACCACCTTCAAGCAGATGGCCAACGGCATGCCCGGGCTCGAAACGCGTCTGCCGCTGATGTTCTCCGAGGGCGTGAACAAAGGGCGCATGACGCTGCCGGAATTCGTCGCGCTGACGTCGACGAATCACGCACGCATGTACGGCATCGCGCCGCGCAAAGGGCTGATCGAAACAGGCGCGGACGCGGATATCGCCGTGTGGAACCCCACGCACGAAGTGGTGCTCACGGCTTCTGGCCTGCACGACCGCGTCGGCTATACCCCCTATGAAGGAATGAAAGTGACCGGCTGGCCGCGCACGGTGGTCAGCGCGGGCCGCGTGATCGTCGATGACGGTGTATTCGATGCGGCGCCCGGCAGCGGTCGCTTCATCGCACGCGGCACGCCGCTGCCGTTCCAGAACCAACGTGAAATCTCCGCGCGCGGCCAGTTCTTCCGCGCGCTCGCCGACGGCACCGCCGATGCTCACGCAGGCTTCGGCTACTCCGATCGTCAGAACTGA
- a CDS encoding N-carbamoyl-D-amino-acid hydrolase, whose translation MSKSRKIGLAVAQMGPVHLADDRQAVVRRLVDMLKEAKSRSAKFVVFPELALTTFFPRYWMTEEAAIERFFERTMPNPDVQPLFDAAREAGIGFYLGYAELTAKGEAFNTSIIVDDGGKIVAKYRKTHLPGHADHKPDAPFQHLEKKFFEVGNTGFPVVETMGAKVGMCICNDRRWPETWRAMSLQGAELGVLGYNTPSLNIHWPEPVHLRMHTHLITLQASAYQNAMWIAAAAKCGKEDGFHMIGGAVIVAPSGEIAAQSMTEEDEVIFVNVDLALGDTFREHVFNFAKHRRPEHYGLIVERTGAGAPLPHDPDALN comes from the coding sequence ATGAGCAAGTCACGCAAAATCGGTCTCGCGGTGGCGCAAATGGGACCGGTCCATCTCGCGGACGATCGTCAGGCCGTCGTCAGGCGCCTGGTCGATATGTTGAAGGAAGCGAAGTCGCGCAGCGCGAAGTTCGTCGTGTTTCCCGAACTCGCACTGACGACATTCTTCCCGCGCTACTGGATGACCGAAGAAGCCGCCATCGAACGTTTCTTCGAGCGCACGATGCCGAACCCGGACGTGCAACCGCTATTCGACGCCGCGCGCGAAGCGGGCATCGGCTTCTATCTCGGCTATGCGGAGCTGACCGCGAAGGGCGAGGCGTTCAACACGTCGATCATCGTCGATGATGGCGGCAAGATCGTCGCGAAGTACCGCAAGACGCATTTGCCGGGCCACGCCGATCACAAGCCGGACGCACCGTTCCAGCATCTGGAGAAGAAGTTCTTCGAAGTGGGCAATACGGGCTTTCCGGTTGTCGAGACGATGGGCGCCAAAGTCGGCATGTGCATCTGCAACGACCGCCGCTGGCCGGAGACGTGGCGCGCGATGTCGCTGCAAGGCGCGGAACTCGGCGTACTCGGCTACAACACGCCGTCGCTGAATATTCACTGGCCGGAGCCGGTGCATCTGCGCATGCATACGCATCTGATCACACTGCAGGCAAGCGCCTATCAGAACGCGATGTGGATCGCCGCAGCCGCGAAATGCGGCAAGGAAGACGGCTTTCATATGATCGGCGGCGCGGTGATCGTCGCACCTTCTGGTGAGATCGCCGCGCAAAGCATGACCGAAGAAGACGAAGTGATCTTCGTCAACGTCGATCTCGCGCTGGGCGACACCTTCCGCGAACACGTGTTCAACTTCGCGAAACACCGCCGTCCGGAACACTACGGGCTGATCGTCGAACGTACCGGCGCCGGCGCGCCGCTACCTCACGATCCCGACGCACTCAACTAG
- a CDS encoding MFS transporter, producing MPGTQEKSLFGPPHIRALIASISGYAMDGFDLLILGFMLSLISADLGLTSAQAGSLVTWTLVGGVAGGIGFGILSDYLGRVRVLTYTILLFAVFTGLCAFAQGYYDLLAYRFVAGLGLGGEFGIGMALAIEAWPADKRGRVSSYVGMGWQIGVLIAALVTPVLLPRLGWRGMFLVGLAPAVLSFAIRKAIGESEIFIESAARKRREFPLKTLFRDAQTTRRSIGMIIMCSVQNFGYYGLIIWMPGYLTRQFGFTLAKSATWTAASILGMLVGIWIFGQLADRIGRKPTFVMYQLGALIMVFVYSRLTTPDALLIGGMVVGVFVNGMMGGYGALMAELYPTHARGTAQNVLWSIGRAVGGFGPLAIGAVASFYSFGTAIAALACIYVIDVIATVTLIPELKGVELE from the coding sequence ATGCCGGGCACGCAGGAAAAGTCCCTGTTCGGGCCGCCGCATATCCGCGCGCTGATCGCGTCGATTTCCGGCTACGCGATGGACGGCTTCGATCTGCTGATCCTCGGCTTCATGCTGAGCCTGATCTCGGCGGACCTGGGGCTCACGTCCGCGCAAGCCGGATCGCTCGTCACGTGGACGCTCGTCGGCGGCGTCGCGGGCGGCATCGGCTTCGGAATTCTGAGCGATTATCTCGGCCGCGTACGCGTGCTCACGTACACGATCCTGCTGTTTGCGGTGTTCACGGGTCTGTGTGCGTTCGCGCAAGGCTATTACGATCTGCTCGCGTATCGCTTCGTCGCGGGGCTGGGGCTCGGTGGCGAGTTCGGCATCGGCATGGCGCTTGCCATCGAGGCGTGGCCGGCGGACAAGCGCGGACGCGTATCGTCGTATGTCGGCATGGGCTGGCAGATCGGCGTGCTGATCGCCGCGCTGGTGACACCGGTTCTGCTGCCGCGTCTCGGCTGGCGCGGCATGTTCCTGGTCGGTCTCGCGCCCGCGGTGCTGTCGTTCGCGATCCGCAAGGCGATCGGCGAGTCGGAGATCTTCATCGAGAGCGCGGCGCGCAAGCGGCGTGAGTTTCCGCTGAAGACGCTGTTCCGCGATGCGCAGACCACCAGGCGCAGCATCGGCATGATCATCATGTGCTCGGTGCAGAACTTCGGGTACTACGGCCTGATCATCTGGATGCCCGGATATCTGACGAGGCAGTTCGGCTTCACGCTCGCGAAGTCGGCAACGTGGACCGCCGCTTCGATTCTCGGCATGCTGGTGGGCATCTGGATCTTCGGGCAACTCGCGGACCGCATCGGCCGCAAGCCTACGTTCGTGATGTACCAGCTCGGCGCGCTCATCATGGTGTTCGTGTACTCGCGCTTGACGACACCCGATGCGCTGCTGATCGGCGGCATGGTGGTCGGCGTGTTCGTGAACGGCATGATGGGCGGCTACGGCGCGTTGATGGCCGAGCTGTATCCGACGCATGCACGCGGCACCGCGCAAAACGTGTTGTGGAGCATCGGCCGCGCAGTCGGCGGGTTCGGGCCGCTCGCGATCGGCGCGGTCGCGAGTTTCTACTCGTTCGGTACTGCCATTGCGGCACTCGCGTGCATCTATGTGATCGATGTGATCGCGACCGTCACGCTGATTCCTGAACTCAAGGGCGTCGAGCTGGAATGA
- a CDS encoding TMEM175 family protein, whose translation MDDSDVNLDRFSTLSDGIFAVIITIMVLALKIPTRNDAGALLDLWPDLVSYVVSYAFIAVVWLNHHHVFKHADSLTGLLAWSNFANLFWISFIPFTTAWLASSRVATVPLTAYATVFLLVELTYMVLMYESFRQRPSDDASTLRRRRMQWIRAWIMVAVFAFAALTFFLPALVRMALLGAFLILHTQADLLAKRKRAGDSASKEQGRAKRARPTGGDGR comes from the coding sequence ATGGACGATTCAGATGTGAACCTTGACCGTTTCAGTACGCTTTCCGACGGCATTTTCGCGGTCATCATCACGATCATGGTTCTCGCGCTGAAAATTCCCACGCGCAATGATGCGGGCGCGTTGCTCGATCTGTGGCCGGACCTCGTCAGCTACGTTGTCAGTTATGCGTTCATTGCGGTCGTGTGGCTGAACCATCATCACGTGTTCAAACATGCGGATTCGCTCACGGGTTTATTGGCATGGTCGAACTTCGCGAATCTTTTCTGGATCTCGTTTATCCCCTTTACGACGGCATGGCTGGCATCGAGCAGGGTCGCCACCGTGCCGTTGACTGCATACGCAACCGTCTTTCTGCTGGTCGAATTGACGTACATGGTTCTGATGTACGAAAGCTTCCGCCAGCGTCCTTCCGACGATGCATCGACGCTGCGCCGGCGACGCATGCAATGGATCAGGGCCTGGATCATGGTGGCGGTATTCGCCTTTGCGGCACTCACTTTCTTCCTTCCCGCTCTTGTACGAATGGCTCTACTGGGAGCGTTTCTAATCCTTCATACGCAAGCGGATCTGCTCGCGAAACGCAAGCGCGCAGGTGACAGCGCTTCGAAGGAACAGGGGCGAGCAAAACGCGCTCGTCCTACTGGCGGGGACGGTCGCTGA